A single genomic interval of Streptomyces graminofaciens harbors:
- a CDS encoding LacI family DNA-binding transcriptional regulator — protein MGRRRPGTPTLEEVAAHARVGRGTVSRVINNAAGVKESTRRAVQRAIEELGYVPNLAARSLAGRRADAVALVMTEPDWRQFAEPFFSEIVRSLGDALTDTGIQLLLTLVRSDAERQRFLEYARGGRVDGVLLMSVHAGDPLPDMLAEARLPTVLLGRRSGEEYVSYVDADNIGGARSAVSHLLRQGRRVIATITGPLDLYAAQCRLRGYEEALAMAGLESEQTRVAESDFTAESGRRAMAELIERHPDIDGVLAASDTTAAGALEALRAAGRRVPEDVAVIGFDDFSLAQRTEPRLTTVRQPIEEIGRAMIRLLLEEMEEGAVAWRHVILRTELVLREST, from the coding sequence ATGGGCAGACGACGCCCGGGGACACCGACGCTGGAGGAGGTGGCCGCCCACGCGCGGGTGGGGCGGGGCACGGTCTCCCGCGTCATCAACAACGCGGCGGGCGTGAAGGAGTCGACGCGCCGGGCCGTACAGCGGGCCATCGAAGAACTGGGTTACGTGCCCAATCTCGCAGCCCGGTCCCTGGCCGGGCGACGGGCCGACGCCGTCGCCCTGGTCATGACGGAGCCGGACTGGCGGCAGTTCGCCGAGCCCTTTTTCTCCGAGATCGTCCGCTCGCTCGGAGACGCGCTGACAGACACCGGGATCCAACTGCTGCTGACCCTGGTCCGCTCGGACGCCGAGCGCCAGCGCTTCCTCGAGTACGCGCGCGGCGGCCGGGTCGACGGAGTCCTGCTGATGTCCGTGCACGCCGGTGATCCGCTGCCGGACATGCTCGCCGAAGCCCGGCTGCCGACCGTGCTGCTGGGACGCCGCTCGGGAGAGGAGTACGTCAGCTACGTCGACGCGGACAACATCGGCGGAGCCCGCAGCGCCGTGTCCCACCTCCTGAGACAGGGCCGCAGAGTGATCGCGACCATCACCGGGCCGCTCGACCTGTATGCCGCCCAATGCCGGTTGCGTGGCTATGAAGAGGCCCTGGCGATGGCGGGCCTGGAGAGCGAGCAGACCCGTGTCGCCGAGAGCGACTTCACGGCGGAGAGCGGACGCCGTGCCATGGCCGAGCTCATCGAAAGACATCCGGACATCGACGGCGTCCTCGCCGCGTCGGACACCACGGCCGCGGGGGCTCTGGAGGCCCTGCGCGCGGCCGGCCGTCGGGTGCCGGAGGATGTCGCCGTGATCGGTTTCGACGACTTTTCGCTGGCCCAGCGGACCGAACCACGACTGACCACGGTGCGGCAGCCGATCGAGGAGATCGGGCGGGCCATGATCCGACTGCTCCTGGAGGAGATGGAGGAGGGCGCCGTGGCCTGGCGTCACGTCATCCTCCGTACCGAGCTGGTGCTACGCGAGTCGACCTGA